In Nitrospirota bacterium, one genomic interval encodes:
- a CDS encoding NADPH:quinone reductase, with amino-acid sequence MKAIRVHQFGEPDVMKLETVPDPSPGPGEVLVRVKAAGVNPVDTYIRAGSYGKLPMPYTPGLDAAGTVESVGVGVKVFKAGDRVYTSGTLTGAYADKTLCKVEQVHRLPDKVTFAQGAGMNVPYATAYRSLFQKARAKGGEVVLVHGASGGVGVAAVQIARAAGLIVIGTAGSDRGLALVKEQGAHHVLDHRKPDYLAQVIGLSDGRGVDVVLEMLANVNLGKDLTIMAPGGRVVVIGSRGSVEVSPRELMVRDATVLGMVLFNATPSETASIHAALVAGLENDTLRPVTGRELPLAEAPQAHKAVMEAGAYGKIVLIP; translated from the coding sequence ATGAAGGCGATCAGAGTCCATCAATTCGGCGAACCGGACGTCATGAAGCTGGAAACCGTGCCGGATCCATCGCCGGGTCCCGGCGAAGTGCTCGTACGGGTCAAGGCCGCCGGCGTGAATCCCGTAGACACCTACATCCGGGCCGGCTCCTACGGGAAGCTGCCGATGCCCTATACGCCGGGCCTGGACGCGGCGGGGACGGTGGAATCGGTCGGCGTGGGCGTAAAGGTCTTCAAGGCGGGCGATCGTGTCTATACGTCGGGCACCCTCACCGGCGCCTATGCGGATAAAACCCTCTGCAAGGTCGAGCAGGTACATCGGCTCCCGGACAAGGTGACCTTCGCGCAAGGGGCCGGGATGAATGTGCCCTATGCGACGGCCTACCGCTCGTTGTTTCAGAAAGCGCGGGCCAAAGGCGGAGAGGTCGTCCTCGTCCACGGCGCGAGCGGCGGGGTCGGAGTGGCCGCCGTGCAGATTGCGCGGGCCGCGGGCCTGATCGTGATCGGCACCGCCGGGTCCGACCGGGGGCTGGCGCTCGTTAAGGAGCAGGGCGCCCACCATGTGTTGGACCATCGGAAGCCGGACTACCTGGCCCAGGTGATCGGACTCTCGGATGGGCGTGGGGTGGACGTCGTCCTGGAGATGTTGGCCAACGTCAATCTGGGGAAGGACCTGACCATCATGGCGCCGGGCGGCCGTGTGGTCGTGATCGGGAGCCGGGGCTCGGTCGAGGTCAGCCCGCGGGAACTCATGGTGCGTGATGCCACCGTCCTCGGCATGGTCCTCTTCAATGCGACGCCTTCGGAAACCGCGAGCATCCATGCGGCTCTGGTGGCCGGGCTGGAGAACGACACCTTGCGGCCGGTCACGGGACGGGAGTTGCCGCTGGCCGAGGCTCCGCAGGCCCACAAGGCGGTGATGGAGGCGGGAGCATACGGCAAGATCGTGTTGATTCCGTAG
- a CDS encoding NmrA/HSCARG family protein, with the protein MSETQIILVTGATGQQGGAVARSLLRRGQKIRALTRNPAKAAWLVQEGAEVAQGDLTDSASLRAALQGVQGVFAMSTPFEAGMDEEVAQGTMLADLAKQAGVRHYVYTSVGGAERNTGIPHFDTKWQVEQHIQRIDLPATILRPVWFMENFGTFCRPFILQGTLALPMRPDRKLQMIALQDIGEFGAAAFMRPDDFLGQAIELAGDELTMIEVVTYLSRTMGRPIRFQQVPDDQAPAAFGDDLAAMFRWFNEQGYQGDIEELERRYGIPLTKFTEVIASADWARE; encoded by the coding sequence ATGAGCGAAACGCAGATCATTTTGGTCACGGGTGCCACGGGACAACAGGGAGGGGCGGTGGCCAGGAGCCTGTTGCGCCGAGGCCAGAAGATCCGCGCCCTCACCCGCAATCCGGCCAAAGCGGCCTGGCTGGTGCAGGAAGGCGCCGAGGTGGCGCAGGGCGATCTCACCGATTCGGCTTCGCTCCGGGCGGCGCTGCAGGGGGTGCAGGGCGTGTTCGCCATGTCCACGCCCTTCGAAGCCGGGATGGACGAAGAGGTTGCGCAAGGCACGATGCTGGCCGATCTGGCCAAGCAGGCCGGGGTGCGACACTATGTCTATACCTCGGTCGGCGGGGCCGAGCGCAACACCGGCATTCCTCATTTCGACACCAAGTGGCAGGTGGAGCAGCACATCCAAAGGATCGATCTCCCCGCCACGATTCTCCGGCCCGTCTGGTTCATGGAAAACTTCGGCACCTTTTGCCGCCCCTTCATCCTGCAAGGCACGCTGGCGCTCCCGATGAGACCCGACCGGAAGCTGCAGATGATTGCGCTCCAGGACATCGGCGAGTTCGGGGCGGCCGCCTTCATGCGGCCCGATGACTTTCTCGGCCAGGCGATCGAACTGGCGGGAGACGAACTGACCATGATCGAGGTGGTGACGTACCTGTCGCGCACCATGGGGCGCCCCATCCGGTTCCAACAAGTCCCGGACGACCAGGCTCCGGCCGCCTTCGGGGACGATTTGGCCGCGATGTTCCGGTGGTTCAACGAACAAGGCTATCAGGGGGACATCGAGGAACTTGAGCGGAGGTACGGCATCCCGCTGACGAAATTCACGGAAGTGATTGCTTCGGCCGACTGGGCCAGGGAATAA
- a CDS encoding sulfurtransferase, whose product MNEASEFLLHHGESVLFWVVFAEQIGLPIPAIPLLIAAGALAGAGTMSAWAAVGLPILASLGPDLFWYYLGRHRGGRVLSFLCRISLEPDSCVRRTEQMFFLHGVRTLIMAKFVPGLSTVTPPLAGMFHMSLRRFLLYDGLGAFLWAGVCVGLGYLFSSQLERLALLLAQAGAAFLQVLVGAFVAYLGYKVFQRQLFLRELRMARITVDELRERLEAGDEVTIVDLRHPMDLEVDPHMIPGARHMPMEELEQRHHEIPRDRDIVLYCACPNEVTSARTALMLKRKGITRVRPLEGGIDAWRERNYPVEARPAATTAPTVAIRG is encoded by the coding sequence ATGAATGAAGCCAGTGAATTCCTGCTCCACCATGGCGAGTCCGTCCTCTTCTGGGTGGTCTTTGCCGAGCAGATCGGGCTGCCGATCCCCGCTATTCCCCTGCTTATCGCGGCCGGCGCGTTGGCCGGCGCCGGCACCATGAGCGCCTGGGCCGCCGTCGGTCTCCCGATCCTCGCGTCGCTCGGGCCCGATCTGTTTTGGTATTACCTGGGCCGCCACCGAGGCGGTCGGGTCCTGAGCTTCCTCTGCCGCATCTCGCTGGAGCCGGATTCCTGCGTGCGCCGGACGGAGCAGATGTTCTTTCTGCACGGTGTCCGCACTCTCATCATGGCCAAGTTCGTGCCGGGTTTGAGCACGGTCACACCGCCGCTGGCCGGCATGTTCCACATGAGTCTGCGGCGCTTCCTCCTCTACGACGGCCTGGGCGCGTTCCTCTGGGCGGGTGTCTGCGTGGGCCTCGGGTATCTGTTCAGCAGCCAGTTGGAGCGGCTCGCCCTGCTCCTGGCCCAGGCGGGGGCCGCCTTCCTGCAAGTGCTCGTCGGCGCCTTTGTCGCGTACCTGGGCTACAAGGTGTTTCAGCGGCAGCTGTTCTTGCGGGAACTGCGGATGGCGCGGATTACGGTGGACGAACTCCGGGAACGGCTGGAGGCAGGCGACGAGGTGACCATTGTGGATTTGCGGCACCCCATGGACCTGGAGGTCGATCCGCACATGATCCCCGGCGCCCGGCACATGCCGATGGAGGAACTCGAGCAGCGCCACCATGAGATTCCCCGCGATCGGGACATCGTGCTCTATTGCGCCTGCCCCAACGAAGTGACCAGCGCCAGGACGGCGCTCATGTTGAAACGGAAAGGCATCACGCGGGTCCGGCCCCTGGAAGGCGGCATCGACGCGTGGCGCGAGCGCAACTATCCGGTCGAAGCCAGGCCGGCGGCGACGACCGCCCCCACGGTGGCGATACGCGGCTGA
- a CDS encoding VOC family protein codes for MKVHYLGHVVFYVRDLERSLSFYRDVLGFQEVGRIFNGAAAALTSGRTHHELLLIQVGDAPGPPAGRRRGLYHIGIKVGDSLDELRAAKRELEAAGITIGGMSDHTVSQSLYLHDPDGNEVELYVDADASVWRNNPGAVLSPIKPLRL; via the coding sequence ATGAAGGTCCATTATCTCGGTCATGTGGTGTTCTATGTCAGGGATCTCGAACGGTCGCTGTCGTTCTATCGCGATGTGTTGGGATTCCAAGAAGTGGGACGGATCTTCAACGGCGCGGCGGCGGCATTGACGTCGGGACGCACGCACCACGAGCTGCTCCTGATCCAGGTCGGAGACGCACCGGGTCCTCCGGCCGGAAGGCGTCGGGGGCTCTATCATATCGGCATCAAGGTCGGCGACAGCTTGGACGAATTACGCGCGGCCAAGCGCGAGCTGGAAGCGGCCGGCATCACGATCGGCGGCATGAGCGACCACACGGTCAGCCAGAGTCTCTATCTCCACGATCCGGACGGCAACGAGGTGGAGCTTTATGTGGACGCCGACGCATCGGTGTGGAGGAATAATCCGGGAGCCGTGTTGTCGCCGATCAAACCGCTCCGACTTTAA
- a CDS encoding bifunctional transcriptional activator/DNA repair protein Ada, whose product MLRAFLTGDPAAEGLFFAAVTTTGIFCRPTCTARKPDPRNVEFFATVSDALHSGYRPCKRCRPMDVARRPPALVERLRDAIERNPTGRLTDKDLAAMGIEPSTARRQFKTYTGATFHAYHRARRMGLALHDIRNGRGLLDIQLDRGFESASAFRGAFTKMFGVPPSKAKDRDCLLVRRFETPLGTMLALANDQGLHLLDFVERRGLERKLLTLRERLHAAIVPGNHEHLDAIAIQLRRYFAGEQLTFDVPLVLTGSPWEQRVWRRLLTIPPGRTKSYSQMAKELRRPEARRAVGRANGMNYLALVIPCHRVIRADGSLCGYGGGLWRKHWLLEHERRSLAPSSR is encoded by the coding sequence ATGCTCCGCGCCTTTCTTACCGGTGATCCGGCTGCGGAAGGCCTGTTCTTTGCGGCGGTGACCACCACCGGCATCTTCTGTCGTCCGACCTGCACTGCGCGAAAACCCGATCCCCGCAACGTCGAGTTCTTCGCCACCGTAAGTGACGCGCTCCACAGCGGCTACCGACCGTGCAAACGATGCCGCCCCATGGACGTTGCGCGACGCCCTCCCGCCCTTGTCGAACGCTTGCGCGACGCCATTGAGCGGAACCCGACCGGACGGTTGACCGACAAGGACCTGGCCGCGATGGGCATCGAGCCATCGACGGCCCGTCGGCAATTTAAAACATACACTGGGGCAACGTTTCATGCCTACCATCGCGCCCGTCGAATGGGTCTTGCTTTGCACGACATACGCAACGGGCGCGGTCTCCTCGACATCCAGCTGGACCGGGGATTCGAGTCGGCCAGCGCATTCCGCGGCGCATTCACCAAAATGTTCGGCGTGCCCCCCAGCAAGGCCAAGGACAGGGACTGTCTCCTCGTTCGCCGGTTCGAGACTCCGCTCGGCACGATGCTGGCCCTCGCAAACGATCAGGGCCTGCACCTGCTCGATTTTGTCGAGCGGCGAGGCCTCGAGCGCAAACTGCTGACGCTCCGCGAGCGCCTGCACGCGGCGATTGTGCCGGGCAACCACGAGCATCTCGACGCCATAGCGATTCAGCTTCGTCGATATTTCGCGGGTGAGCAGCTCACCTTTGATGTGCCGCTCGTCCTCACCGGGTCGCCTTGGGAGCAACGTGTGTGGCGCCGCTTGCTCACCATCCCGCCCGGACGGACGAAATCGTACTCCCAGATGGCCAAAGAATTGAGGCGCCCCGAAGCCCGTCGCGCCGTCGGCCGCGCGAACGGCATGAACTACCTGGCGCTTGTCATCCCCTGCCACCGCGTCATCCGCGCCGACGGCTCGCTCTGCGGCTACGGCGGCGGCCTCTGGCGCAAGCACTGGCTGCTCGAGCATGAGCGTCGCAGCCTCGCGCCATCTTCCCGGTGA